One Stigmatopora nigra isolate UIUO_SnigA chromosome 1, RoL_Snig_1.1, whole genome shotgun sequence DNA segment encodes these proteins:
- the tuba8l2 gene encoding tubulin, alpha 8 like 2: MRECISVHVGQAGVQIGNACWELYCLEHGIQPDGQMPSDKTIGGGDDSFNTFFSETGAGKHVPRAVFVDLEPTVIDEVRTGTYRQLFHPEQLITGKEDAANNYARGHYTIGKEIIDLVLDRIRKLADQCTGLQGFLVFHSFGGGTGSGFTSLLMERLSVDYGKKSKLEFAVYPAPQVSTAVVEPYNSILTTHTTLEHSDCAFMVDNEAIYDICRRNLDIERPTYTNLNRLIGQIVSSITASLRFDGALNVDLSEFQTNLVPYPRIHFPLATYAPIISAEKAYHEQLTVAEITNACFEPANQMVKCDPRHGKYMACCLLYRGDVVPKDVNAAIATIKNKRTIQFVDWCPTGFKVGINYQPPTVVPGGDLAKVQRAVCMLSNTTAVAEAWARLDHKFDLMYAKRAFVHWYVGEGMEEGEFSEAREDMAALEKDYEEVGADSIDDQGEEGEEY; encoded by the exons ATG CGCGAGTGCATCTCCGTGCACGTGGGTCAGGCGGGCGTCCAGATCGGCAACGCCTGCTGGGAATTGTACTGCCTGGAGCACGGCATCCAACCCGACGGTCAGATGCCCAGCGACAAGACCATCGGCGGCGGAGACGACTCCTTCAACACTTTTTTCAGCGAGACGGGAGCCGGGAAACACGTGCCCAGGGCCGTCTTCGTCGACTTGGAACCTACCGTCATTG ATGAAGTGCGCACCGGGACCTACCGTCAGTTGTTCCACCCGGAACAGCTGATCACGGGCAAGGAAGACGCGGCCAACAACTACGCCCGCGGACACTACACCATCGGCAAAGAGATCATCGACCTGGTCCTGGACCGGATACGAAAACTG GCCGACCAATGCACGGGCCTCCAGGGCTTCCTAGTCTTCCACAGCTTCGGCGGCGGCACCGGCTCCGGCTTCACCTCCCTCCTGATGGAACGCCTCTCCGTGGACTACGGCAAGAAATCCAAACTAGAATTCGCCGTCTACCCGGCGCCCCAAGTCTCCACCGCCGTAGTGGAACCCTACAACTCCATCTTAACCACCCACACCACCCTGGAACACTCGGACTGCGCCTTCATGGTGGACAACGAAGCCATCTACGACATCTGCCGACGTAACCTGGACATCGAACGTCCCACCTACACCAACTTAAACCGTCTCATCGGTCAAATCGTATCGTCCATCACGGCCTCGCTACGTTTCGACGGCGCCCTCAATGTCGACCTCTCAGAATTCCAAACCAATCTAGTACCCTACCCTCGTATCCACTTCCCGTTAGCGACCTACGCGCCAATCATCTCTGCCGAAAAGGCCTACCACGAGCAGTTAACGGTCGCCGAGATCACCAACGCTTGCTTCGAACCGGCCAATCAGATGGTCAAATGCGATCCACGCCATGGGAAATACATGGCGTGTTGTCTACTCTACCGTGGAGACGTTGTTCCAAAGGATGTCAACGCCGCCATCGCTACAATCAAGAATAAACGCACCATCCAGTTTGTGGATTGGTGTCCTACCGGCTTCAAGGTGGGTATTAACTACCAACCGCCCACTGTTGTCCCCGGTGGCGACCTGGCGAAGGTGCAACGAGCTGTCTGTATGCTAAGTAATACCACGGCTGTGGCTGAAGCTTGGGCTCGCCTGGATCATAAGTTTGATCTGATGTACGCCAAAAGGGCTTTTGTACATTGGTATGTGGGGGAGGGGATGGAAGAGGGCGAGTTTTCGGAGGCAAGGGAAGATATGGCCGCCCTGGAGAAGGATTATGAAGAGGTTGGGGCTGATTCTATTGACGATCAGGGTGAGGAAGGGGAGGAGTATTAA